The DNA segment AAAACTGCCGAACGGTACTGCGAACCGATATCGGGTCCCTGTCGGTCAACCTGAGTCGGATCATGGATTTCAAAAAACAGTTTGGCCAGCTTCTCGTATGAAACGACCGAAGGATCATATTCGACCTCAACAGCTTCTGCATGTCCGGTAGTACCGGAAGAAACCTCCTTGTAACTTGGATTTTCCTTACTCCCTCCTGTATAACCCGATATCACGGCTTTTACTCCGGGAACCTTTTGAAAATGATATTCCACTCCCCAAAAGCATCCTCCAGCAAAAACCGCCTTCTCTGTCGTACCGGTCAAAGCTGTATCAGCGCCACCTTCCCGACTGAAGTCAAGTGAGATCGAATTGACACAATACCGCGCGTTCTTGTCGGTAAATCCTTCATTATAGAATACATGTCCGAGATGTGCACCACAGTTGGCACAGAGTATTTCGGTTCTTCTGCCGTCCGCATCGGTCTCTTTTTTTATCGCTCCGGGAATTTCATCATCGAAGCTTGGCCATCCCGTGCCTGAATCGAACTTATCAGATGAACGGAAAAGCGGAGCGTCACAGCGCTTGCACACATAAGTTCCGTCATCTTTGTTATAGACATATTCACCGGTAAACGGCATTTCAGTCCCTTTATGAACGATCACTCTCTCTTCTTCCGGCGACAAAGTCTTGTGCGTCATTACATCCTCCGTTTCTACAACTTCTTTTTTTGCTGTTTTTTCCGCGGCTTCAGGCTGCTGTGTGTCGCACGAAGCCACAGTCAACGCAATTATCACCATTACTGATACAGACAAATACCTAACATATCTCATCTTTTCACTCCAACATTAAATCATGAACACATATCTCTATAACCATCTATAATGCTACAGGGTTTCACTATCGTGAACTTCCTTTTTCAAAGTATTGTTCTATAGATAACAGATAATCTATCCGCAAATGCCAACACCGTCAAAACGAAAACCCAACCTCCTGGCCAAAGAAACAAGCCCTTACCTGCTGCAGCATGCGTATAATCCTGTCGAATGGTATCCATGGAGTGACCTTGCTTTCGAAAAAGCCCGCAATGAACAGAAACCGATCTTCCTTTCAGTCGGCTATTCCACCTGCCATTGGTGCCATGTCATGGAACGGGAATCGTTCGAAAACGATGCAATAGCCGAGCTCCTGAACAGATCGTTCGTTCCGGTCAAGGTTGATAGAGAGGAACGTCCGGACATAGACAAGTTGTATATGACCTATGTCCAGTCGCTAACTGGAGGTGGTGGCTGGCCGATGTCGGTATGGCTCACCTCTGATCTTGAACCGTTTTACGGCGGCACCTATTTTCCGCCCAAAGACCGTTATGGCAGGCCCGGCTTTCTCTCTCTTCTGCTGTCGATCGAACAGGCGTGGAAAGATGACCGAAACCGGCTTCTTTCTGTAGCGGCAGGCATGAGCACTCGGCTCGAAACCCTCTCCCTGCATAAACCCGACGAAGTTCCTGTGGATAAAGGTGTTTTCGATCTTGCAGCCAAAACATTCGCTGAAATGTTCGACAAGGAAAACGGGGGGTTCGGCAATGCACCGAAATTCCCTCAACCGTCTATCCTCGAATTTCTTCTGACCTACTCCTATTATACCGGCAATCAGGAAGCTCTGGAAATGGTTCTTTTTACTATAAGGAAAATGGCGGCAGGGGGAATTCACGACCAGTTGAGCATAAAGAATCATGGAGGTGGTGGATTTGCCCGCTACTCCACCGATGAACGGTGGCATGTCCCGCACTTCGAAAAAATGCTTTACGACAACGCACAGTTAGTAGTTGTGGCAATAGAAGCTTACCAGATTACCGGTAAAAACCTTTACGCCGATCTCGCCGACGATATCCTCAATTATGTTCTCTGCGACATGACCGACAACGATGGAGGGTTTTATTCTGCTGAAGATGCCGACAGTTTTCCGGACAAAACAAGTAACATTAAAAATGAAGGAGCTTTTTACGTCTGGTCACGCAAAGAAATTGCAGAGGTGCTCGATCCCCTTGAAACAAACATCTTTTGTTTTATATACGGTGTGGAAAATAATGGAAACGTCCTGGATGATCCGCATGTGGAGTTTACTGGGCAAAACATCCTTTTTATAAAGAATACCCCGACTGTTGCTGCTGAAAAATTCTCCATACCTTTAGCAACTATCGACAAACTCATGGTCGAAGCCCAGAAAAAACTTTTCCATGCTAGGCACAAAAGGCCCAGGCCGCATCTGGATGACAAAATCCTCACATCGTGGAACGGCCTGATGATCTCAGCTCTGTCAAAAGCCTCTTCCGCTTTTCAAAATCAACACTATCTTGATGCGGCTCTTAAAGCCGCCGAGTTCATCCTCGAAAACCTTTACAACGGCAGTGAAGGAAGACTGCTTCGGCGTTACCGCAAGGGCCGAGCCGGTATAGAGGGAAAAGCCGACGATTACGCGTTTTTCATACAGGGGCTGATTGATCTTTACGAAGCCTCGTCCGAACATCGCTATCTGAACCATGCGATCAAACTTATGGAAAAACAGGTTGCACTGTTTTTCGATGATAAGTCGGGAGGTTTTTTCAATGCAGCATCGGACGACCCCTCCATTCCGATACGCATGAAAGAAGATTATGACGGTGCCGAACCTTCTCCAAACTCAATAAACGCGCTTTCTCTCTATCGGTTGGCTGACATGACAGGCCGCGAGGATTTGAGAGAAACTGCAGACAAAACAATCGCATATTTCAGCAAAGCACTCAATGAAAGCGGCAGGCCGTTGCCCTTTATGCTGAAAGCAACCATGCTTCCCTTGTACGGAACACGCCAGATTATGCTTACCGGTCACCGGCAAAGCGAAACAATGAAAAGCTTTGAAAATACTCTGGGAGGGATGTATCTGCCTGACACATTTATCGTGCACGCATCAGACAGCCATGCGGAAAATCACCCTTTTCTTAAAAAGGTCATAAGCCAAACCGCGGGAACCGCCGCATATGTCTGCGCACACCAAACCTGCAGCCTACCGGTTTCGGAAAGCAAAAGTCTTGAAGAGCTGCTCCGCAAAACAAAGCCGTCGATGAAAAAATAAAGGGATAAACGCTCAGTCAAGCAGGCTATCATTTTCTGCAGGATCACCGTCAATCTGGCTCTCTTGAGCATCCTGTATCTGCTTGTTTTGCTCTACGATCTTTCCAATGACAGCGTTTGCGGCATAAAGACCGAGCCCTCCTACGACAGCACCCGATACCCCATGGAACAGAACAGGAAAACCCAAAGGCGAAAACATCACGGCGCCTCCCGCCAATCCTGCAGCCCCTACTGCTTTGTTGATCATATCTTCCATTTTTTCTGTTTCGTCAGCCTTTTTCATCTGTGAAATCAGGATACTCTTCGCGATGCTGGTCTTTCGGTGTAACGATATTTCCGATATTATCGGTTATCGCACCGACTGCAGAGCCTGCAGCAATCAAACCAAGGCTCGCAACCGCAAGTCCGGCAATGCCATGGACAATCGGCATACCAACCGGCGAAAACAAAAGCGCTCCACCTGCAACACCTGCCGCTGTTTTCAGCATTGTTTCCTGTTGACCCGAATCAGCCATGATAAAAAGGTTTCAGGTTGTAAACGACCTATGATACCACAGGTAGAAATATAGTATCTGGCATAATGGTTTCAAATGAAAACATTATGTTTTTTAACATCACGACCTATTCCCATCCACCTCCCAATGCCCGGTAAAGTTCCGTTCTTGCATTAAGGCGCTGACGATGTAGATCCGCGAGTGAAAGAGAAGCATCGAGCGCATTTGATTGAGCAGTAATCACCTCAAGGTAATCGGCCAGACCACTTTTAAACAGAAAATTTGCATTATCAACCGATTGACGGAGAATGCGTTCCTGTTTTTCAACTGCTTTCTCGCGATTTTCCAGCTTCTGTATCGCCACTAAAGCATCGGACACTTCCCGTACAGCATCGAGAACAACTTTTCTGAAAAGGATCTCCTCCTTATCACGTGCGACCTTTGACTGCTTATACGCTGTTCTGAGTTTTCCCTGTTGAAAAACCGGTTGAAGAACCGCGCCTTGAACAAACGAGAACAAGGAACCCGGAAAATTAAACCAGTCACTCGCTTCGAGAGCGTTTGCCCCTGCTTCTGCACTGATTGAAAAAGAAGGATAGAGCTTTGCAGAAGCAACTCCACTCTCTGCGTGAGCTTTCATAAGAGCCATTTCTGCAGTTTTGACATCGGGCCGGTTACTGAGAAGCAACGCTGGTACCCCCGGAGAAAAACTGTTTTCCGCGGACAGCTCAGAAAGCTTTGCTGTGCGGGCTATCCTCTCGGGCATCCTGCCGCAAAGAACACTCAAGGCATTTTCCTGTACGGCAATTCCCTGCTCTATTCCGGCAATGCTGGACTGTATTCCAAACGTTCTTGCTTCCTGCTGCTCCACTGCCAGCGACGTTACAAGGCCTGCATCATATTGTAGCCGCATCATTGAAAGAGTGGTTTCTGCAAGTGCAAGATTTTTCTTCGTGACATCGAGCTGTGCATCGAGCAACAACAAATTATAATACCCAACTGCAACGTCGGCAACCAGTCTGGTATGCACCGCCTTTCTTGCTTCAACCGTACGGAGGTACTCAGCCAGCGCAGCCTTTCTTGTATTGCGGATTTTCCCCCATATATCGGCTTCCCAGGACAACAAAAACGATGCATTGTAATCCTCGATACTTTCTTCTCCGGTGGAGAGAGCCGTACTGCTATAATCTGAAGTAGTCGATCTGCTTCCTCTCACCTGGAAATCCAGCGTAGGAATGTTTCCCAATTTTGACTGCTTCAAAGCAAGAGAAGCATATTCTATATTCTTTACGGCAACCTGAAGATCATGATTGTTCTCTATAGCAGCATCGATAAGGTTGATCAGCGTAGGATCGACAAAAAAAGCCCGATACGGCACTGTTCCGGAAAAAGGAGCCGCTACAGACGCTGAATCCGGTTTATCGGCACCCCGGTACATTCCGGGAATACCCGGATCAGGTTGAGCATACTCTTCAACCGTACTGCACGCTGAGAACATCAGTAAAAACATGAGGATCAGGAAGATCCCCGGTACTCTCGTTCTGTTCATTATTTCAATAATTCTTCGTTATCGATTTCGTATTCCTGAAGAAAACATATTCCCTGTACCTGTCAAACACAATCACTCAACCGAGACCTCCTCGGCATCAGGGTCACGAGGCGGCCCGCTGATTTTTTCCTGAAGAGACTGAAAGAGCACATAGAGAACCGGAATTATCAACACACCAAGTAACGCCCCGCTGAGCATACCTCCAACCGCCGCTGCACCAATAGAATGATTGCCAAGAGCTGATGGACCCGAGGCCCACAACAGAGGCGAAAGCCCGACAGCAAAAGCCAGCGAAGTCATAAGAATCGGCCGCAGCCTCGCTCTTGAACCCTCA comes from the Prosthecochloris marina genome and includes:
- a CDS encoding efflux transporter outer membrane subunit codes for the protein MNRTRVPGIFLILMFLLMFSACSTVEEYAQPDPGIPGMYRGADKPDSASVAAPFSGTVPYRAFFVDPTLINLIDAAIENNHDLQVAVKNIEYASLALKQSKLGNIPTLDFQVRGSRSTTSDYSSTALSTGEESIEDYNASFLLSWEADIWGKIRNTRKAALAEYLRTVEARKAVHTRLVADVAVGYYNLLLLDAQLDVTKKNLALAETTLSMMRLQYDAGLVTSLAVEQQEARTFGIQSSIAGIEQGIAVQENALSVLCGRMPERIARTAKLSELSAENSFSPGVPALLLSNRPDVKTAEMALMKAHAESGVASAKLYPSFSISAEAGANALEASDWFNFPGSLFSFVQGAVLQPVFQQGKLRTAYKQSKVARDKEEILFRKVVLDAVREVSDALVAIQKLENREKAVEKQERILRQSVDNANFLFKSGLADYLEVITAQSNALDASLSLADLHRQRLNARTELYRALGGGWE
- a CDS encoding bifunctional methionine sulfoxide reductase B/A protein, which translates into the protein MTHKTLSPEEERVIVHKGTEMPFTGEYVYNKDDGTYVCKRCDAPLFRSSDKFDSGTGWPSFDDEIPGAIKKETDADGRRTEILCANCGAHLGHVFYNEGFTDKNARYCVNSISLDFSREGGADTALTGTTEKAVFAGGCFWGVEYHFQKVPGVKAVISGYTGGSKENPSYKEVSSGTTGHAEAVEVEYDPSVVSYEKLAKLFFEIHDPTQVDRQGPDIGSQYRSAVFYANDEQKKVAEKLITELKAKGYDVATKLEPVEEFYPAEDYHQDYYAKTGHQPYCHIYQKKFDD
- a CDS encoding thioredoxin domain-containing protein, encoding MPTPSKRKPNLLAKETSPYLLQHAYNPVEWYPWSDLAFEKARNEQKPIFLSVGYSTCHWCHVMERESFENDAIAELLNRSFVPVKVDREERPDIDKLYMTYVQSLTGGGGWPMSVWLTSDLEPFYGGTYFPPKDRYGRPGFLSLLLSIEQAWKDDRNRLLSVAAGMSTRLETLSLHKPDEVPVDKGVFDLAAKTFAEMFDKENGGFGNAPKFPQPSILEFLLTYSYYTGNQEALEMVLFTIRKMAAGGIHDQLSIKNHGGGGFARYSTDERWHVPHFEKMLYDNAQLVVVAIEAYQITGKNLYADLADDILNYVLCDMTDNDGGFYSAEDADSFPDKTSNIKNEGAFYVWSRKEIAEVLDPLETNIFCFIYGVENNGNVLDDPHVEFTGQNILFIKNTPTVAAEKFSIPLATIDKLMVEAQKKLFHARHKRPRPHLDDKILTSWNGLMISALSKASSAFQNQHYLDAALKAAEFILENLYNGSEGRLLRRYRKGRAGIEGKADDYAFFIQGLIDLYEASSEHRYLNHAIKLMEKQVALFFDDKSGGFFNAASDDPSIPIRMKEDYDGAEPSPNSINALSLYRLADMTGREDLRETADKTIAYFSKALNESGRPLPFMLKATMLPLYGTRQIMLTGHRQSETMKSFENTLGGMYLPDTFIVHASDSHAENHPFLKKVISQTAGTAAYVCAHQTCSLPVSESKSLEELLRKTKPSMKK